From the genome of Methylocystis bryophila, one region includes:
- a CDS encoding SRPBCC domain-containing protein — translation MPLQALTQSIHIAAEPQEVWDAILDPDAGDKWRNAHFTTDWHAGSWIEIVAVIGEKRYRDKGRIVKIEPPSQLQYTYWSRASGLRDVPESYSTITMTLELEGAETILTVSQQVPPSPVRRGKGWEIGAESGANHVAFYWRMTLPILKRIVEENRRS, via the coding sequence GTGCCTTTGCAAGCGCTCACCCAGTCGATCCACATCGCGGCAGAGCCACAGGAGGTATGGGACGCCATTTTGGATCCCGATGCCGGAGATAAATGGCGCAATGCTCATTTTACGACCGATTGGCATGCGGGCAGCTGGATCGAGATAGTGGCGGTTATCGGGGAGAAACGCTATCGGGATAAGGGACGAATCGTTAAAATTGAACCGCCGTCACAGCTTCAATATACCTATTGGTCGCGGGCATCGGGCTTACGAGACGTCCCTGAATCCTATTCGACGATTACCATGACGCTTGAGCTAGAAGGAGCGGAGACGATCCTGACAGTCTCGCAGCAAGTGCCCCCTTCGCCCGTGCGACGGGGAAAGGGATGGGAAATCGGAGCGGAGTCCGGGGCAAACCATGTCGCGTTCTATTGGCGCATGACGCTACCCATCCTTAAGCGGATTGTGGAAGAAAATCGCAGAAGCTGA
- a CDS encoding ArsR/SmtB family transcription factor: protein MPYHSTPLDLAFHALSDPTRRAVVSRLAEGELPVSVLAEPFDMALPSFAQHLKVLEDCGLIASEKRGRSRWCRLERARFEEAANWMEAERRRWAARLDRLEAYLDRTEENDDGKTV from the coding sequence ATGCCTTATCATTCGACCCCACTCGACCTTGCCTTCCATGCTCTCAGTGACCCGACGCGCCGGGCGGTGGTGTCGCGTCTGGCCGAGGGAGAGTTGCCGGTCAGCGTCCTCGCGGAGCCCTTCGATATGGCGCTGCCCTCCTTCGCTCAGCATCTCAAGGTGCTGGAAGATTGCGGATTGATCGCCAGCGAGAAGCGCGGACGCAGTCGCTGGTGCCGACTGGAACGAGCGCGCTTCGAGGAGGCGGCCAATTGGATGGAGGCGGAGCGTCGACGCTGGGCCGCGCGGCTCGACCGGTTGGAAGCCTATTTGGACAGGACGGAAGAGAACGACGATGGAAAAACTGTTTGA
- a CDS encoding tyrosine-type recombinase/integrase produces MKPATRRGGLTAKGIEALKPRLKPYEVPDGGGLYLTVRPNGSRSFNLRYRHAGKARNLTIGSEAIGLAEARKLAREALVEIARGEDPAAGKAARKAALRAPKPDLFENIVADFVRLYCIGPDTAKPHIRDWRESERLLKKHFLPAWKGRRLSEITRRDVSAALDKIITGGAKIGANRAFAVLRKACSWAVSRGLADHSPCDGLSRPSSEKGRARERVLDERELALIWRASDSLGYPFGAFVKLLMLTGQRRTEVGAMQWAELDLEKAEWTLPGARSKNHRAHVVALAPAGLEILRHIPRIATSKGDKRPRFVFTTSGDAASSGYSLAKQRLDEAIAEFNGGAPLAPWVFHDARRSVATHMAALGVSLHVVERCLNHVSGTFGGIVAIYQKHTFSEEQRAAFEAWAKRLDAIVSSETIEERERTTA; encoded by the coding sequence ATGAAACCGGCTACCCGGAGGGGCGGCCTCACGGCCAAGGGGATTGAAGCCCTCAAGCCCCGCCTCAAGCCATACGAGGTCCCGGACGGCGGCGGCCTCTATCTGACGGTTCGGCCGAACGGCTCGCGGTCCTTCAACCTCCGATATCGGCACGCCGGCAAGGCGCGAAATCTGACGATTGGGTCCGAGGCGATCGGCCTCGCCGAAGCGCGCAAGCTCGCCCGTGAGGCCCTTGTCGAGATCGCCCGGGGAGAAGACCCCGCCGCGGGCAAAGCCGCGCGCAAGGCCGCCCTGCGCGCGCCGAAGCCGGACCTGTTCGAGAACATTGTCGCGGATTTTGTGCGGCTCTACTGCATAGGCCCTGACACGGCGAAGCCGCATATTCGCGACTGGCGCGAGTCCGAGCGGCTGCTCAAAAAGCATTTCCTGCCCGCCTGGAAAGGCCGGCGGCTTTCCGAAATCACGCGGCGCGACGTGAGTGCCGCTCTCGACAAGATCATCACCGGCGGCGCGAAGATCGGCGCCAATCGCGCCTTCGCCGTGCTGCGCAAGGCTTGTTCCTGGGCTGTGTCGCGCGGCCTTGCCGATCATAGCCCGTGCGACGGCCTTAGCCGCCCGTCATCGGAGAAGGGGCGAGCGCGCGAGCGGGTGCTCGACGAGCGCGAGCTGGCGCTGATCTGGCGCGCGTCCGATTCGCTCGGCTATCCCTTCGGCGCCTTCGTCAAGCTGCTCATGCTGACGGGCCAGCGCCGAACCGAAGTCGGCGCCATGCAGTGGGCCGAGCTCGACCTGGAAAAGGCCGAGTGGACGCTTCCCGGCGCGCGATCCAAGAACCATCGGGCGCATGTCGTCGCGCTGGCGCCGGCGGGGCTGGAGATCCTGCGCCATATTCCCCGCATCGCCACAAGCAAGGGCGACAAGCGCCCCCGATTCGTCTTCACGACGAGCGGCGACGCGGCGTCTTCCGGCTATTCGCTCGCCAAGCAACGTCTTGACGAAGCCATCGCCGAGTTCAATGGCGGCGCGCCGCTCGCGCCATGGGTTTTCCACGACGCCCGCCGCAGCGTCGCAACGCATATGGCGGCGCTCGGCGTTTCGCTTCATGTGGTGGAGCGTTGCCTAAACCACGTCTCCGGAACGTTCGGCGGCATTGTCGCGATCTACCAAAAGCACACTTTCTCCGAGGAACAGCGCGCGGCCTTTGAGGCATGGGCGAAGCGACTCGACGCGATCGTAAGCAGCGAGACCATCGAAGAGCGGGAGCGCACGACGGCGTGA
- a CDS encoding SRPBCC family protein, with protein sequence MEKLFETWSLDREIVLVKVLKHPRHKVFAAWMDPEALAQRYGPDGLSIENHEADIREGGEWRFDMVGVFEGQERRFPNLMRFLKIVPNELIVVDYGAPDLNDPERFYMTVTFDEQTDGKTVLTLRQLHPSRERRQVVVGFGAVEYGLQTLAGLAAWLDG encoded by the coding sequence ATGGAAAAACTGTTTGAGACCTGGTCGCTCGACCGTGAGATCGTGCTCGTCAAGGTGCTGAAGCACCCGCGACATAAGGTTTTCGCCGCTTGGATGGATCCGGAAGCGCTGGCGCAACGGTATGGTCCTGATGGCCTCAGCATCGAGAACCACGAGGCCGATATCCGCGAGGGAGGGGAATGGCGCTTCGACATGGTGGGCGTATTCGAGGGCCAAGAGCGGCGCTTTCCCAACCTCATGCGCTTCTTGAAGATCGTGCCCAACGAACTGATCGTGGTGGACTATGGCGCCCCGGACCTCAACGACCCTGAGCGCTTCTACATGACGGTTACCTTCGATGAGCAGACCGACGGCAAGACCGTATTGACCCTGCGCCAGCTTCACCCAAGCCGCGAACGGCGTCAGGTTGTTGTCGGTTTCGGCGCGGTGGAGTATGGCCTGCAAACGCTTGCTGGTCTGGCCGCTTGGCTAGATGGTTGA
- a CDS encoding dihydrofolate reductase family protein, with the protein MAVRVDLLISLDGFATTTDQTPENPFGPDWSRLVAAYVATRTFRERVLKDTSGQGATGLDDQYAKDYFANIGAEIMGAGMFGLHNFPDDPEWKGWWGDEPPFHCPVFVLTHTPRPSIEMAGGTTFHFLAADPVVALQRAEKAANGKDVRIGGGPTMVRAYLKAGLVDRIHVAIAPILLGRGIRLWDELRGLEAGYTTKSETAESGTVHLTFQR; encoded by the coding sequence ATGGCAGTACGTGTCGACCTTCTTATCTCGCTCGACGGTTTCGCAACGACGACGGACCAGACACCCGAAAACCCGTTTGGCCCCGATTGGTCGCGCCTTGTTGCAGCATATGTGGCCACAAGGACGTTTCGAGAGCGCGTGCTCAAAGACACCAGCGGCCAAGGCGCCACCGGCCTCGACGATCAGTATGCGAAGGATTATTTCGCCAACATTGGCGCCGAGATCATGGGGGCCGGCATGTTCGGCCTGCACAACTTTCCCGATGATCCGGAGTGGAAGGGCTGGTGGGGCGACGAGCCGCCATTTCACTGCCCGGTCTTCGTCCTGACGCACACGCCGCGGCCTTCCATCGAGATGGCTGGAGGCACGACGTTCCACTTCCTCGCGGCCGACCCGGTTGTTGCGCTACAGCGCGCCGAGAAAGCCGCAAACGGCAAGGATGTTCGGATAGGCGGCGGGCCAACCATGGTCCGCGCCTATCTCAAGGCTGGACTTGTGGACCGCATCCATGTCGCCATTGCTCCAATTTTGCTGGGGCGAGGCATACGCCTCTGGGACGAGTTGCGCGGATTGGAGGCCGGCTACACCACCAAGTCCGAAACGGCCGAGAGCGGGACCGTCCACCTCACGTTCCAGCGCTAG